A portion of the Halobacillus ihumii genome contains these proteins:
- the tatA gene encoding twin-arginine translocase TatA/TatE family subunit, producing MGFANIGIPGLIIILVVTLIIFGPKKLPEIGSAFGQTLSEFKKSANSLMNDEEHDQKKKDGISEDGKKDHSS from the coding sequence ATGGGTTTTGCAAATATAGGCATACCAGGTTTGATTATTATTCTAGTTGTTACTTTGATTATTTTCGGACCTAAAAAACTACCTGAAATCGGTTCGGCATTTGGCCAGACATTATCAGAGTTCAAAAAATCAGCAAACAGCCTGATGAATGATGAGGAACATGATCAGAAGAAAAAGGATGGCATCTCTGAAGATGGGAAAAAAGATCATTCATCTTAA
- the tatC gene encoding twin-arginine translocase subunit TatC, with the protein MQEAHLEKQAVEEDEQTLVEHITDLRKAIIGSLIFFAVCFVAILVSINYVIPIVTDGNELVMLGPLDVVRFYTGIAGSLSLGFSAPFIGYQAWKFVKPAMTTKESKTALSFIPGILISFLTGIAFGFFIVFPTVYGFLMGIGDQNFEMMITAKEYFSFMLMTTLPLGFLFEVPLLLMFLTAIGIVNPSQLRGMRKYGYLVMAIVSALITPPDLLSQLIVLIPLIVLYELGIMLSNVVYQRKWEKNEQ; encoded by the coding sequence ATGCAAGAAGCACACTTAGAGAAACAAGCAGTGGAGGAAGATGAACAGACACTGGTCGAACATATTACCGACCTGAGAAAAGCGATAATTGGTTCGTTGATCTTCTTTGCTGTCTGTTTTGTTGCTATTCTAGTTTCCATTAACTATGTCATTCCAATCGTTACAGACGGAAACGAACTAGTGATGCTGGGCCCACTTGATGTGGTAAGGTTTTATACAGGAATAGCGGGAAGCCTTAGTCTTGGCTTCTCAGCTCCATTTATAGGGTACCAAGCTTGGAAATTCGTTAAACCGGCGATGACGACGAAAGAAAGCAAAACAGCTTTGTCGTTTATCCCAGGTATTTTAATTAGTTTTTTAACGGGGATCGCTTTTGGTTTTTTTATCGTGTTTCCGACTGTCTATGGGTTTCTTATGGGCATTGGAGATCAAAATTTTGAGATGATGATTACAGCTAAAGAATATTTTTCTTTTATGCTGATGACAACGCTGCCGCTTGGTTTTCTATTTGAGGTACCGCTTTTACTTATGTTTCTGACAGCCATTGGAATCGTAAACCCTAGTCAATTGAGGGGGATGAGGAAGTATGGGTATCTCGTGATGGCGATTGTTTCCGCCCTGATTACACCACCTGATTTACTTTCTCAACTCATAGTACTTATTCCTTTAATTGTGTTATATGAGCTGGGAATAATGCTTTCGAATGTAGTGTATCAGCGTAAGTGGGAAAAGAATGAGCAATAG
- the nfsA gene encoding oxygen-insensitive NADPH nitroreductase yields MNETIETLLNHRSIRKFTDKKLTDEQIHTIIKAAQQASTSSYMMAYTIIGITDPDKKAALAEVSGHPHVTQNGHLLIFCADLKRPVAQAESEQYEASLANLENSEHFLVAAIDAALAAQNAAIAAESMGLGMCYLGSIRNNLERTDEILELPKHVIPLFGMAIGTPDHKPELKPRLPISAVYAENKYPSYEEDVAAFDQEIAGYYQSRSTNTRKDTWSEQMIRRFTKPMRMDVTDLVQKKGFNKR; encoded by the coding sequence ATGAATGAAACCATTGAAACGTTATTAAACCACCGCAGCATTCGTAAATTTACCGATAAAAAATTAACAGACGAGCAAATCCATACGATTATTAAAGCAGCCCAGCAAGCTTCGACCTCAAGCTATATGATGGCTTATACGATCATAGGGATTACCGATCCAGACAAGAAGGCTGCCTTGGCTGAGGTTAGCGGCCATCCGCACGTAACACAAAATGGCCACCTGTTAATCTTTTGTGCAGACCTAAAAAGGCCAGTTGCCCAGGCTGAGAGTGAACAATACGAAGCATCTCTTGCGAACTTGGAAAACAGTGAGCATTTCTTAGTCGCAGCAATCGATGCCGCTCTCGCTGCTCAGAACGCGGCCATTGCTGCTGAATCTATGGGGCTTGGCATGTGTTACCTCGGAAGTATTCGCAATAACTTGGAACGAACAGATGAGATTCTTGAGCTTCCTAAGCACGTCATTCCTTTGTTCGGGATGGCCATTGGAACGCCGGACCATAAGCCTGAGCTGAAACCACGCCTGCCGATTTCAGCGGTTTATGCAGAAAATAAATATCCGTCCTATGAAGAAGATGTAGCAGCATTTGATCAAGAGATTGCCGGCTATTATCAATCTCGTTCTACGAACACAAGGAAAGACACGTGGTCTGAACAAATGATCCGCCGTTTTACGAAACCGATGCGCATGGACGTAACAGACCTTGTGCAGAAGAAAGGATTTAATAAACGATAG
- a CDS encoding GMC family oxidoreductase — translation MATTLDKVEVVTVGVGWTGGIIAAELAKQGVKVVGLERGKERTTEDFQHIHDEYRYAIRYELMQDLSRETITFRNNRDHRALPMRQLGSFLLGEGLGGAGIHWNGQTWRFLPYDLEIKSMTEKKYGANKLGSDYNIQDWGITYEELEPYFYKFEQTAGISGEENEFSAPRNNPYPNPPMKETPITKRFKDAAKKLKLSPFHMPSGNMSQTYENPDGQTIAQCQYCGFCERFGCEYGAKSSPIVTVIPTAKQTGNFELRTHANVTEVIYDGDKATGVKYIDLQTGEEFIQPADIVVLTSYVMNNSRLLLNSGIGRPYDPESRTGVIGRNYCYQILPGATAFFENEKFNTYMGAGSLGATVDNYNGDNFDHANVNFIHGGSISTTQTGQRPINNNTVPKDIPNWGQQFKSESIKYYHRNLSIGAQGASMPHRDNYLSLDPDYKDIFGDPLLRLTYDFTEQDRNLHNYLTEKCVEIGKEMGADRVEPREISDHYSIVPYQTTHNTGGVIMGGDPETSAVNNYLQMWDVDNLFVVGASAFAHNGGYNPTGTVGALAYRAADGISKYLQNKGQLVKAAQNSEHV, via the coding sequence GTGGCGACAACATTAGATAAAGTGGAAGTAGTGACAGTAGGAGTGGGATGGACAGGCGGTATTATTGCGGCAGAACTCGCCAAGCAAGGTGTCAAAGTAGTTGGTCTTGAACGAGGAAAAGAGAGGACTACAGAAGATTTTCAACACATTCACGATGAGTACCGTTATGCGATCCGTTATGAATTGATGCAGGATTTATCAAGAGAAACGATTACATTTAGGAATAACAGAGATCATCGCGCCCTGCCGATGCGTCAGCTCGGTTCCTTCCTGCTTGGCGAAGGACTTGGCGGGGCAGGCATTCACTGGAACGGGCAGACATGGCGTTTTTTACCTTATGACCTTGAAATTAAGTCTATGACCGAGAAGAAATATGGGGCTAATAAACTTGGCAGCGATTATAACATTCAAGATTGGGGCATCACCTACGAAGAGCTCGAGCCCTATTTTTATAAATTCGAGCAAACGGCGGGGATAAGCGGAGAAGAAAATGAGTTCAGTGCACCAAGAAATAATCCTTATCCGAACCCTCCGATGAAGGAAACTCCGATTACGAAGCGGTTTAAAGATGCTGCCAAAAAGTTAAAGCTCAGTCCTTTTCATATGCCGTCGGGGAATATGTCCCAAACGTATGAGAATCCAGATGGGCAAACCATTGCTCAATGTCAGTACTGTGGGTTTTGTGAACGGTTTGGCTGTGAATACGGAGCCAAGTCTTCCCCAATCGTGACAGTGATCCCGACTGCCAAACAAACCGGCAATTTCGAATTACGGACACATGCGAATGTAACTGAGGTCATCTATGACGGTGATAAGGCGACAGGGGTAAAATATATTGATTTGCAAACAGGGGAAGAATTTATTCAGCCTGCTGACATCGTCGTGCTGACAAGCTATGTGATGAACAATTCCCGTTTGTTGTTAAACTCCGGCATTGGCCGTCCTTACGATCCGGAGTCCCGGACAGGAGTGATTGGACGAAATTACTGCTATCAAATCCTGCCTGGTGCAACAGCCTTTTTTGAAAATGAGAAATTTAACACCTATATGGGAGCGGGGTCGCTCGGGGCTACGGTTGATAATTATAATGGTGATAACTTTGATCACGCCAATGTAAACTTTATCCATGGCGGGTCGATTTCAACGACCCAGACAGGACAGCGTCCGATCAACAATAATACTGTTCCTAAAGATATACCGAACTGGGGTCAACAGTTCAAATCCGAGTCAATTAAATACTATCACCGCAACTTATCTATTGGTGCACAGGGTGCTTCCATGCCCCATCGCGACAATTACTTGAGCCTGGATCCGGATTACAAAGATATTTTTGGAGATCCGCTTCTTCGCTTAACCTATGATTTTACGGAACAAGATCGAAATCTGCACAATTATCTCACTGAAAAATGTGTAGAGATTGGAAAAGAAATGGGTGCAGATAGAGTTGAACCGAGAGAAATCAGCGACCATTATAGTATTGTCCCTTATCAAACTACTCATAATACGGGCGGTGTCATCATGGGAGGCGATCCTGAAACATCCGCGGTCAATAATTATTTGCAAATGTGGGATGTTGACAACCTATTTGTAGTTGGCGCGTCAGCATTTGCTCATAACGGCGGCTACAACCCTACGGGGACGGTTGGTGCTCTGGCGTACCGGGCAGCTGATGGGATTAGTAAATATCTTCAAAACAAAGGCCAATTGGTCAAGGCAGCACAAAACAGCGAACATGTCTAA
- a CDS encoding penicillin acylase family protein encodes MKRWKRVSLIIGMIVLILIVSILIFVNGYINRSLPEISGEINIEGLHESVSVTRDEHGVPHINASNAHDLFMAQGFVQAQDRLFQMELSRRQASGTLSEVIGEATIEQDKYFRTLGLRRAAEASLPMYSEEAMQSLKAFAEGVNAYMEKAIEENSLPPGFALMGIEPEPWDPVDSLTIGKYMAFDLGGHWERQAFNYYLLNKFPEAKALELFPTYPDDAPTILNEAETVNVAASFKDAIIPTEFNGSNNWVLSGERTASGFPLLADDPHLGLATPSIWYQMHLHSPEYQVSGVIFAGIPGIILGHNEDIAWGVTNVGPDVQQLYIEKRNPIQPNEFLFEGEWEQAKVISEPIKVKGEETIDYKVLETRHGPVISEFAEKSGEDVVMSLRWTALDPTTELEAVLEINQASNWKEFEAGLEKFLAPAQNFVFASKEGTIAYKANGRIPIYEDGDDALLPLRGWEQEDEWQEYIPFDELPTTVNPEKGYIATANNKVVSESYPYHISHNWAQPYRYQRIVEMIETKEEHTMDSMKAMQLDVKNLQAVEFLPYMVKVAGNGEDEAEQTALDLLKKWEYQDLHTLPQPLIFHTWMENIEATLYNETIPKDMQELFHGMGQTTDELLREVRNGGSSIWIEEAGGIERALQESLSVTIDELSQQFGEKPEEWAWGEAHAVEFTHPLSSIAILERFYNPGDPVPVSGSRVTVRAAGYNDNGIVNHGASWRYVIDLANPSEADHVVGPGQSGHFRSKWYHDQLHDWVNGGYHTTDMNDYTGDVLKLVP; translated from the coding sequence ATGAAACGGTGGAAAAGGGTCAGCCTGATTATTGGAATGATCGTCTTGATCCTAATAGTCAGCATATTGATTTTTGTAAACGGTTACATAAACCGAAGTCTTCCTGAGATTTCCGGGGAAATAAATATCGAAGGGCTCCATGAAAGTGTCAGTGTGACAAGAGATGAACATGGGGTGCCGCATATTAACGCCAGCAATGCCCATGATTTGTTTATGGCGCAAGGGTTTGTGCAGGCACAGGATCGATTGTTTCAAATGGAGCTCTCGAGAAGGCAAGCTTCAGGGACGTTAAGTGAAGTGATTGGAGAGGCTACTATTGAGCAGGATAAGTATTTCAGAACATTGGGACTTCGGAGAGCGGCTGAAGCTTCGCTGCCTATGTACTCAGAGGAAGCAATGCAAAGTCTTAAAGCGTTTGCTGAAGGTGTAAATGCTTATATGGAAAAAGCTATCGAGGAAAACAGTCTGCCGCCTGGGTTTGCCTTGATGGGGATTGAACCTGAACCGTGGGATCCTGTTGATTCATTAACCATTGGCAAGTACATGGCTTTTGATTTGGGTGGTCATTGGGAACGGCAAGCATTTAATTATTATTTACTGAATAAATTCCCTGAAGCAAAAGCTCTTGAATTATTTCCGACGTATCCCGATGATGCTCCAACGATTTTAAACGAAGCGGAGACGGTCAATGTAGCAGCTAGCTTTAAGGACGCCATCATACCGACAGAGTTTAATGGCAGCAACAACTGGGTGCTCAGCGGGGAACGAACGGCTTCAGGTTTTCCGCTGCTAGCTGATGATCCCCACTTAGGTCTGGCTACACCGTCGATATGGTATCAAATGCACTTACATTCACCGGAATATCAAGTGTCAGGGGTGATCTTTGCCGGAATTCCCGGGATTATCCTTGGTCATAACGAGGATATCGCCTGGGGCGTGACGAATGTCGGTCCTGATGTGCAGCAGCTTTATATAGAAAAAAGAAATCCAATACAGCCGAATGAATTTTTGTTTGAGGGAGAATGGGAGCAAGCTAAAGTCATTTCGGAGCCTATTAAAGTAAAGGGCGAGGAAACAATCGATTATAAAGTCTTGGAGACTCGGCACGGTCCCGTAATTAGTGAATTTGCTGAGAAAAGCGGGGAAGACGTTGTGATGTCGCTGCGCTGGACGGCACTAGATCCGACTACGGAACTGGAAGCTGTATTAGAAATCAATCAGGCCAGCAATTGGAAGGAGTTTGAAGCGGGATTGGAGAAATTTCTCGCTCCTGCACAGAACTTTGTTTTTGCTTCTAAAGAAGGCACCATTGCTTATAAAGCAAATGGACGAATTCCCATTTATGAAGATGGAGATGATGCTTTGCTGCCGCTAAGAGGATGGGAGCAGGAAGACGAGTGGCAGGAGTATATCCCATTTGATGAGCTGCCAACGACTGTTAATCCTGAGAAAGGGTATATTGCGACGGCTAATAATAAAGTGGTTAGTGAGTCGTATCCTTACCATATTAGTCATAACTGGGCTCAGCCTTATCGTTATCAGCGGATCGTTGAGATGATCGAGACAAAAGAAGAACATACAATGGACAGTATGAAGGCGATGCAGCTCGACGTAAAAAACTTACAAGCTGTTGAGTTTTTGCCGTATATGGTAAAAGTGGCAGGTAACGGGGAGGATGAGGCTGAGCAGACAGCCTTAGATTTGCTGAAAAAATGGGAATATCAAGACCTCCATACTTTACCGCAGCCGCTCATTTTTCACACATGGATGGAAAACATAGAGGCCACGCTTTACAATGAAACGATTCCGAAAGACATGCAGGAACTTTTTCACGGAATGGGGCAAACGACGGATGAATTACTGAGAGAGGTAAGAAATGGCGGAAGCTCGATCTGGATTGAAGAAGCAGGCGGGATCGAACGAGCATTGCAGGAGTCTTTAAGTGTGACCATTGATGAATTATCACAGCAATTTGGTGAAAAACCAGAAGAGTGGGCGTGGGGTGAAGCTCATGCTGTCGAGTTCACCCATCCGCTTTCAAGCATTGCCATCCTGGAGCGGTTTTATAATCCTGGTGATCCTGTTCCTGTCAGCGGCAGTCGTGTGACCGTAAGAGCGGCCGGTTATAATGACAACGGGATCGTCAACCACGGTGCTTCCTGGCGTTATGTAATTGATTTAGCGAATCCGTCGGAAGCAGACCATGTGGTTGGACCAGGGCAATCCGGCCATTTCCGAAGCAAGTGGTATCACGATCAATTGCATGATTGGGTGAACGGTGGATACCATACGACAGATATGAACGATTATACGGGGGATGTTTTGAAATTAGTCCCATAA
- a CDS encoding DUF4181 domain-containing protein: protein MVIDKKLRKKLDIQKSKFFDRYKRKHPIQTWGESLLMILMVAGTGYFGFMKEGSLDSEVYFLLFFIVFGSFRAAMEWMFAREKKEHIFTVTSVISCFAVLVFVLSIKM, encoded by the coding sequence ATGGTAATCGATAAAAAATTACGAAAGAAACTGGATATTCAGAAGTCGAAATTCTTTGATCGCTATAAGAGGAAGCATCCTATTCAAACATGGGGGGAGTCTCTTCTCATGATCCTTATGGTGGCAGGGACTGGTTACTTTGGCTTCATGAAAGAGGGTTCACTAGATTCAGAAGTCTATTTTCTATTATTCTTCATAGTTTTTGGCAGTTTTCGAGCTGCAATGGAATGGATGTTTGCACGTGAAAAGAAAGAACATATTTTCACCGTCACTTCAGTTATTTCATGCTTTGCTGTCCTAGTTTTTGTGTTAAGCATTAAGATGTAA
- a CDS encoding helix-turn-helix domain-containing protein, whose product MNIETLRSLQPFPTKKELDLRVRAFLYHHKPALSEGTLTILKYIWRHSVKYPGVSFSKVETIQTKTNKSRSTVIRAINCLVKKGLLTRVPTTRPNGKRGVNILVFLTDETESLPEPEQFEVETPRETTPIEKPSPDTEPVMNKHDQKNNTTTVNSDFLPSYIPHSFISVSRSFLSHSEILSAWKSALLAYKYVNLTYPIEWYVEQINQTFKQAIFAKREGTIKKNFLGYFYGGLKQMFTQTVRKEVMADSSNLYYDWLED is encoded by the coding sequence ATGAATATAGAAACTCTCCGCAGCCTTCAACCATTTCCGACAAAAAAAGAATTAGACCTTCGTGTCCGAGCCTTCCTGTACCATCATAAACCAGCTTTATCAGAGGGAACTCTGACGATTCTAAAATACATATGGCGCCATTCCGTTAAGTACCCTGGCGTTTCTTTTTCAAAAGTGGAAACCATTCAGACCAAAACCAACAAAAGCCGCAGCACAGTGATTCGGGCGATTAATTGCCTAGTAAAGAAAGGATTACTTACACGCGTTCCGACGACCCGGCCAAATGGTAAGCGCGGTGTCAACATCCTTGTATTTCTTACTGACGAGACCGAATCTCTCCCTGAACCTGAACAGTTCGAAGTAGAAACACCCCGCGAAACGACTCCTATCGAAAAACCTTCACCTGACACGGAGCCCGTAATGAACAAACATGATCAGAAGAATAATACCACCACAGTCAATTCTGATTTTCTGCCATCTTACATTCCACACTCCTTTATCAGCGTTTCCCGTTCATTTTTATCACACAGCGAAATTTTGTCAGCATGGAAAAGTGCCTTACTCGCCTACAAATATGTAAATCTTACCTACCCGATTGAATGGTATGTTGAACAGATTAATCAAACCTTCAAGCAAGCGATTTTTGCGAAACGAGAAGGAACCATTAAGAAGAATTTCCTCGGATATTTTTACGGTGGATTGAAGCAAATGTTTACTCAAACGGTTCGCAAAGAAGTGATGGCCGACAGCTCGAACCTTTATTACGACTGGTTAGAAGACTAG
- a CDS encoding gluconate 2-dehydrogenase subunit 3 family protein, whose product MAERSTMSRRRFIKNTSYAAGGAIGGGFIGTLIGRNLLDDNQEVKKDSKTESLPDFNHALMHFTNQKEFQLLSAATERIFPEDDNGPGAIKLGVPFFIDHQLAGSYGHNDREYMRGPFFPGSDFQGYQTRLKRHEVFDVGIKAIEKESNKEFDAAFVDLEGKQQDQILQKFQDGDVKLKGVTATTFFELLRSATLEGAYSDPLYGGNGNMKGWMMKEFPGNYMSYLNEIGKEEFIKKEPRALRAHIKS is encoded by the coding sequence ATGGCAGAACGTTCGACTATGTCTCGTCGCCGGTTCATTAAAAACACCAGCTATGCAGCTGGAGGTGCTATCGGCGGCGGGTTTATCGGTACACTTATAGGTAGAAATCTTTTAGATGATAATCAAGAGGTTAAGAAAGATTCAAAGACTGAGTCACTTCCTGATTTCAATCACGCACTCATGCATTTTACAAACCAAAAAGAATTTCAACTACTCAGCGCAGCAACGGAAAGAATTTTCCCTGAGGATGATAATGGTCCAGGTGCCATTAAACTGGGTGTTCCGTTTTTTATCGACCATCAGTTGGCCGGGTCTTACGGTCACAATGATCGAGAGTATATGCGCGGTCCATTTTTTCCTGGATCTGACTTTCAGGGTTATCAAACTCGGCTTAAGCGCCATGAAGTATTCGATGTTGGGATTAAGGCGATTGAGAAAGAAAGTAATAAAGAATTCGATGCAGCTTTTGTAGATCTTGAAGGAAAACAGCAGGATCAAATTTTGCAAAAGTTTCAGGATGGCGATGTCAAATTAAAAGGGGTTACGGCAACGACCTTTTTTGAATTGCTGCGTTCCGCAACGCTAGAAGGGGCGTATTCAGACCCGCTTTATGGAGGAAACGGCAACATGAAGGGCTGGATGATGAAGGAATTTCCAGGCAACTATATGAGCTACCTTAATGAAATTGGCAAAGAAGAATTTATTAAAAAAGAGCCTCGAGCGTTGAGAGCACATATCAAATCATAA
- a CDS encoding HAAS signaling domain-containing protein — protein sequence MEIINRYVYAVSKRLPESQRKDVADELRGLIEDMLDERVQDGEVIEQDVESVLVELGHPRSLARKYRDSKKYVIGPELYDLYILVLKIALISTIAVNSFVFVIQVILNPVNILDYFVSYIVSFFTVVFPMVFGWTTFGFALAGYFSDGRMEKLELEKGWKPSSLPPVPEEKRQIKRSEPITGIVIYVLLIIMLTFSTEYFGIWIFQNNELAGVVPFLNEAHYGSLFILAFIIFGAGIVKECLKLVYEKWTYKLVTFTAIVNFIVIALILFIITKSQIWNPTFMNELMQYGLITKGSEGYDVVRQIWEQLTFWTVIFLVFGLLLDLIAGFIKVRKAKLK from the coding sequence ATGGAGATCATTAACCGATATGTTTACGCGGTTAGTAAGCGGCTTCCGGAATCACAACGAAAGGACGTGGCGGATGAACTTCGCGGTTTGATTGAGGATATGCTGGATGAGCGTGTGCAGGACGGGGAAGTAATCGAGCAAGACGTAGAAAGTGTGTTAGTAGAACTGGGCCACCCGAGGAGTTTAGCGCGAAAATACAGGGACTCAAAAAAGTATGTCATCGGTCCGGAGCTTTATGACTTGTATATATTGGTGCTGAAAATAGCATTGATTTCAACAATTGCTGTAAATAGCTTCGTTTTCGTCATCCAAGTAATTCTCAATCCAGTGAATATTCTTGACTATTTTGTCAGCTACATCGTTTCCTTCTTTACGGTGGTTTTCCCAATGGTTTTTGGCTGGACCACCTTTGGCTTTGCACTGGCAGGGTATTTTAGTGACGGCAGGATGGAAAAGCTGGAGTTAGAAAAAGGATGGAAACCATCATCCCTTCCACCAGTGCCTGAAGAGAAGCGGCAGATTAAACGAAGCGAACCGATTACTGGAATTGTCATTTATGTACTGCTCATTATCATGCTGACCTTCTCCACTGAATACTTTGGCATCTGGATATTTCAAAATAACGAATTAGCAGGGGTCGTTCCATTTTTAAACGAAGCCCATTACGGCTCCCTCTTCATCTTAGCGTTCATTATTTTTGGAGCCGGTATTGTAAAAGAATGCTTGAAGTTAGTTTATGAAAAATGGACATACAAACTTGTTACGTTTACTGCAATAGTTAACTTCATCGTCATCGCCCTGATTCTCTTCATAATTACAAAATCGCAAATTTGGAATCCAACTTTCATGAATGAACTGATGCAATATGGTTTGATTACAAAAGGAAGTGAAGGCTATGATGTAGTCCGCCAAATCTGGGAACAGCTTACATTCTGGACGGTGATTTTCCTCGTTTTTGGTTTACTCTTGGACCTAATTGCTGGATTTATCAAAGTTCGCAAGGCAAAGCTGAAATAG
- a CDS encoding helix-turn-helix domain-containing protein has protein sequence MRHDIKPNERAFTTKEVAEELNIATPTVRKYGQILERNGYEFFKDGHRRIFVRSDIESLIALRDTDRPADDTAKDLADLQKERLEGTDDTQVAVSDTYDNSLQDPHQLKEFLLFISNELAASREMNVQLSKDISELQTTVSRLRQDHHAISSGVGNSTQKMNMKIEKMMEQQQTQYETLLQEEQEKNESLKNELQTIRNEQKEVWRSQQNFNKRIEESVNKPKGKWDWLFSLFGK, from the coding sequence ATGCGACACGATATCAAACCTAATGAACGAGCTTTCACTACTAAAGAGGTGGCAGAAGAACTAAACATCGCAACCCCGACTGTTCGAAAGTATGGACAGATTTTAGAACGAAATGGTTATGAGTTTTTTAAAGATGGGCATCGACGTATATTCGTGCGTTCTGATATTGAATCGCTTATAGCGTTACGCGATACGGACAGGCCGGCTGACGATACAGCCAAAGACCTTGCTGACCTGCAAAAAGAAAGGTTGGAAGGGACTGATGATACACAGGTAGCGGTATCCGATACATATGACAATTCTCTCCAGGATCCTCATCAATTAAAAGAGTTCTTACTGTTTATATCTAATGAACTTGCAGCCTCACGCGAAATGAATGTGCAGCTTTCGAAGGATATATCCGAACTGCAAACAACAGTTTCCCGACTGCGCCAGGACCATCATGCCATCAGTTCAGGAGTCGGAAATTCCACACAAAAGATGAATATGAAAATAGAGAAAATGATGGAACAGCAGCAGACCCAATATGAAACACTGCTGCAAGAGGAGCAGGAAAAGAACGAATCCTTGAAAAATGAACTGCAAACCATCCGCAATGAACAGAAAGAAGTTTGGCGTTCACAACAGAATTTTAATAAACGTATAGAAGAGTCGGTAAATAAACCTAAAGGCAAATGGGATTGGCTGTTCTCCTTATTCGGCAAATAA
- a CDS encoding PadR family transcriptional regulator — translation MSEAHKHLDKLMQELRRGTITIGALSQLHQAQYGYSLVTTLKEKGISVVPGTLYPLLRRLEKQGLLESKWDTNETRPRKYYLLSELGKEVLDLLLVEWQNMVTSMEYLIKERGEENGDH, via the coding sequence ATGAGCGAAGCACACAAACATCTTGATAAATTAATGCAGGAATTAAGACGAGGAACCATTACAATTGGAGCTCTAAGCCAGCTCCACCAGGCGCAATATGGATATTCTCTTGTTACAACGTTAAAAGAAAAAGGGATTTCTGTTGTACCTGGAACCTTATATCCTCTGTTAAGACGACTTGAGAAGCAAGGGCTCTTGGAAAGCAAATGGGATACGAATGAGACTCGGCCTAGAAAGTATTACCTGTTAAGTGAACTCGGGAAGGAAGTCTTGGATTTACTGCTCGTGGAGTGGCAAAACATGGTCACAAGTATGGAATATTTAATAAAGGAAAGAGGAGAAGAAAATGGAGATCATTAA